The segment TTTGCTGCGATTATCAACGAGATTCAAAAATTGGACGAGTGTGCCAAGTTATCGTTGCCACATCATATGTTAAGCCCTATACAAAGATTACCAAGATACGAGCTTCTTCTGAAAGATTATTTGAGAAACCTCACAGAAGAAAATGCTGATTACAAGGATACTAAAAGTAAGGATCTTTCGAGTTCCATTCGATTCGATGAGTTACTTCCGCATAAAGTAATGCGCATCTAGCAAGGACTGGCTTCTATTTAAACGTCTATTGAACGGGGCACGTTTAAATAGACGTCTGTAGATGGCGACGATAATAATCGTAGAATCAAACGAACAGACATGGCTTTCTTTCTCGTAGAGGCGTTGGAATTAGTATCTACTGCTGCTAATCACACGAATGATGCAATGAAGAAGATTGACAAGTTTAAAAAGCTTCTTGAAATACAAGAGAGTATATACGATACGACAGATCTAGTTAGTGCTACGCGGGAGCTTGTAAAAGAGGGTCgtattgttaaaatttcagCAAGAAGCGGTGATCATCAAGAAAGACATTTGTTTCTGGTATGTACATGCATAccttaaatatacaatatggATGTATAGTCGCTGGTGCATAAATTTGTTGACTGatgcatataataaatacttatTCAATCGATACCATATATTAGACTTTAGTGATGGAAATGTTCTTTGTTTGTTCTGCCTTTCAGTTTActgatttattattactttgttCGATAAGATTAATACCCGGGCCATTGTATCGATTAAGAGCTAAATTCCTGATCGAAAATTTGCAAGTGATCGAAGGAGACAACCTAGAAACAGCAAACACATTTTATATAAGAGATGAAGATAAAAGCGTTGAACTATATACGCATGTGGCTGAAGAAAAGGCAGCTTGGCTCGAAGCGTTGTTCGACACTATGCAAGAAATgatgaaaagaaaagcgaGTCTAAAAACTGGCGATGTGAAGACTCTTGTCGTGAAGACTGATGATGTATCTAGATGTATGATATGTGAAGTCATATTTTCCGTGATGAAACGAAAACATAATTGCAGAGCTTGCGGAATAGTGAGTACCACCTTTTGCCGATGGTATTTCGCAACCATTGGCCTGTGAACAATCGGAATGTAAAACATATTATCAGTTATCAGTTAACAGTTGTTATTTAACTTGAAGTTAAACACATCCATCCACATTTTCCATAATATTTTTCCTATAATATTCCTTTCCTATAATATCCTttcctataatattttacaatattttacttgTTATTTGTAGGTTGTCTGCGGTAAATGTTCAAATCAAAAGTTATTATTCGAGGATAACAAAAACATGAGAGTTTGCCGCCTCTGTTATACTGCTTTAACGCAACCGCTTGTTAAATCACCTTCTTCGACATCTACGTCCGGGCCAGTACCCAGTTTATTACAAGTTTCAGCAAGCGCATCGTCCGTTATATCTGGATATCTTATGTTAAAAACACAACCAAGTAAATCTTGGACACGACGATGGTTTGCATTACATGCAGATTTTGTTTTGTACACTTTTAAGTCTGAATCTGAAAATATGGCTCTAACGGCAACTCCTATGCCTGGTTTCATTGTTACGGAAGGTATTAAATTGTCTGACGAGGATCCTTTAAGTCACAAGGACAGACCCAAAGCTCTTAAAATGCATCATTCTAGGAAAAGTTACTATTTACAAGCGTTATCAAATGAAGATAAACAGAAGTAAGTTTTATCatgtatattttgatattcgtataatatatacatatacatacatgtatgtatacatatgtaattgCATACAATACCAGCGAATTCGCTCATCTATAAGAGCGGCCATAAACAGGCCAACTAAATCGATCGACTACGATAGAGCTGGTCGAGTCGAATAGTCAACTAAGGCTATAGTCTGTTCAATGAGACGAGGCAGTAAACACAAACAGAATATGATTACTGCGGCTACGGTTACTAGCTGTTTATAGTCATCCAAATTTTTGCATTCACAGAAAGCGACTGACTAAAATTTCTCGCTAGTTGACTGCCAATCGATTCGTCTATAATCGATCTAAGATTcgtcaaatttcatttcagatGGTTCCATGCTTTACAATTAGCTACTAAAGCAGAATTACCTTCATTAACAACAACGGAAAATGAAGACGCACAAAAAGATCAATTAATTGTCCATAcacgataaataatttattgatcTTATCTATGATATCCAAGTTAATCTTTTACTGCCATTAACGTATAAGATCGCAGAGTGATAAAGTAATCGTTAGTAGATAATTAACATATGAAAGTGGCGTTaacttatgttatataatatacagataCATGCATAAACAGATTGTTATTGGTATACTGTGTGCCGACTTAACGGCGACCACATTGCCAAAACGCTTgttgtacaatattttgtaccattttgttatatatttaaaaatatataagtatatatttacataattgtttaaaatattgtatgtatgatacataatttttatccCAATGATGGAAAACACCAATGGTGTCTTCATTAAATTCTGCAGCAAAAGAATTAATTGTCTTCTAgtgtattttgtatatttccaGACCATAATACGAAGTTACTTAATGTTTGAagtattataattgtattgCGGTGGAAAGCCGATACTAAATCAGATAGATATTATTGTACATTCTATTCCATTGAACTGTAATTGTTTTGCtgtattttgatatttgtttaatatcatttatcaTGGCACCACATTTCATAAAATCGCGGGAGGCCATAGTTACTAGATTATTTCTACATTATATCGAGATGAGAGGCCTGGTAGGGCACTGTTGTCAGATTTACTGTCTGTCACCACGGCTTGTATCTAAAGTAGGCTGTGGCTGTGACAATgatctttaatttaaatttaatgtattaCTCGTATTGTGTTAGTGGACTTTATGTTAAAAATCGTAGAAGTTATAAAGTAACTTCGAATTTAGATGCTTGGCGGTACTGAGAGATGTCTGATCAAAGAACTTAATGAACATAGAGATATATGCGAAATGCCAATGCAAAGAACTgtcaaaatttaagaaatgacAGTGTTTTATAACGGACGTACGTctagttaaaaaaaataattattgtcaAAGATAGAATTAAGAAGATTAAAATCTTATGCAAGGATATTATATtccatattatttattattatctacttaagcattaaatatatgtagacATAAGAATATAACCTCAAAGCACATTATAAGTGTGaatgttaattaaatcttgtcacgtaatatattctatcattaagtcgttttattttttcatgatATTATTTGTGCAGTATTATGAAGATATACAATGGAGGTTTCAGAAACAAAAAACCTTGTTAGAGATTTGGACTTAACTCTACAACCTCGCATATTTCCACGATATAAATCTTGGCTTCCTCTTGCTACACAGCAGGTAATTATTCACATAAAATGATTATTCCATTCtcagttttataaaattccatacgttataaatttatgacTGTATTTATGAAAGTATGCGTATATGATcatatatcttatttttaatacaaacaaGTTATCAATTACAATGAtgatatgttttattttgtatgtaatcatttattcaatttaattagtttgaaataagatttttaattatcataataGTTATTTATGTCTTAACATTATATCTGCTTATACAATAAGATTAACGTATGCCAATTTATTTCATGGAACATATAATTTTCAGTTGAGACTTAGGAATCTTGTACAAATAATAGGATGCAATCTGaaaacagatataaataatgaaatttgctGGTTTTATTATACCCTACATAGAACAAGTATGTCCTCTCCTATATATACAAGCGAGGCAATTGATAATACAAATCCAAGATGGTCAAGTCTAGAAGTACCAACTATATATGCCACCAGTTATTCTACTGCCAGTGGTGAGCTTTATAATCTGTTAGTACCTCAAAAGTAATCATGCACTCATAGATGACTAAAATTGATGCTTTGGtatctaatatatttataactacAATATgcaattctaattaaatttgtaatatattttctcttcttctttattttttgtaatagAAGTCATTGTAAGATTGTGGAAAAGGATAATCATTAATAATGCAACTACTGATCTAACCATATTTACATGGGGCATATCTTTCACTGGTTTGGCATATATCGGCCCAAAACtatcaaataatttagaaaccatattgaaagaaaattctctgatttttcaatttcatggTGGCTTTTTCACTCCAGTATATTGTTTCATTGAAACTCCTGAATTAAAAAGGTATCTACATATAAAGGTCAATGCATCTGAAATAAGAGATAGTTATACAGTGAGTAAGCTTACCAgcttaagaaataaaatgcaaGCATTAAAACAGCAAACGGAATCGGTACAAACACTTCGGATACAAATTGCTTCTGGAGATAACTTTCACCCATCAAAGTATCCACAATCTTCATTAAACAGATTGTTTCAACCTCGTAAAGTGAGCAGGGAAAAGAAGGcagagatattaaaaatacgtaaGGAATTAGAGGTAGCAAAATTTAGAACAAAATTGTTAGAACAAGAAAGAGCAAGAAAAATGGGAGAACTAAGAATGTTAAATCAGATGCATTCTAATATTATGGAAGAAAATCAAGACTATGGTATTAGCTTTTAAGTGAtattcttataatatatatatatagtatcaccaAAATATCTaccttatttattattgcatgAACAAATTTCTGAAGACAAagtgatattatttaaatgtgCATATATAATTCCTCAAATTTAGCTTCTTTTTATGagattttaaaatcatttaattagtattttgttaaataGAACTCTAAATTTTTTTTCATCAGTGGATGTGATTCTTCATTCTCTATACAAAAGTATTAAGATACTTATGTCGGAAAATGCATAACTTAAAAGATCTCttagttttaatttcattaaatgtaATGTATGAAAGATAAGAAAAACACTGACACAAGAGTATAACTTTGTGTCTCTTCTTGTGTTTCATATGCcaagttttacaaaattaaggttaaaatatcttttaaactaaACATTTTCAGATCCAAGTACCTTAATACTTTTGTATagaacaaaaaaataaaaaaataaaaaaacaaaaataaaaaataaacaaacgcATCAATCAATGGATAAAGAAATATAGGGTTTCATTTAAAAGTATACAAATGACCTTGAAATCTTACGAAAAATAATCTTGAGAAAAAGTTCTTTCCACCATTATATGTGCTCCTTGAAATAGTTTGTCCTAGAAGTTTTTCCGCAAATAAGGCAGTTATTTAGGTGATCCCATATAGCTGAGActatatatgtgtattataattttattaaaataattttaacacaTTTATTGTAATCAGGTTCCGATTTAATGGAAAGGTATAGAGAATTGAATAAAGATATTGAAAGATTACATGAATGGCGACAAAATCAAATAGATACAAGAGAAACATATATTCAATTGAGTAGTCAACTTGCACATAGAAGAAGACAATTAATTTCAGAATTAAGCTTAATATATCCTATTTCTCAGGTGTGTAAGATATTTGATAGAAtgtgaaattttagaaaagaataatatgaagtgaatcaaaataaattaatgtatttaCATGCTATACAGGgaggaaatggaaaatttagaatacATGATGTTCATTTACCAGATAGCGAAGATTTAGAATTATCAAATGATACTGTAGTTGCTGTAGCATTGGGATTCGTTGCACATACTACACAAATGATAGCCAATTTTCTTAACATACCTACTAGATATCCTATTATACACTATGGATCACGTAGTAAAGTTATAGATCATATTACAGAAAATTTACCTGACAATGAAAGACAGTGAGTATTCTACTTTCTATTCatctttctaatttttgtaatacatAATTATCGTTTTAGGTTTCCTTTATTTGCTCGAAGTAAAGATAAGCTACAATTTCGTTATGCTGTTTACttattaaataagaatatagCTCAATTAAGATGGTACTGCGGCCTTCCAACAACGGATTTAAGGGCAACACTTCCAAATCTTGCTACtctgataaatattaaaccaAATCAATCACAGtatgttatatttctattttaattaaatgatataaaatattttttaatttcacaaaatttatctttctttttatagttTGGATAATTCGAAACGAACATACTCTACTTCATCTTTGGATATCGAAGTTGGAAATAGTAAACAAAGTATAACACCACCaatgcaaaaaataatttttgaaaaatgccATCGATCTTCACGATCTATGAGCCaattgaaaagtataaaatcttCTCTCGGTTCTTCTTTGGATCAAGGTTTAGATAAACCCGTGCAATCCCTTGTTTTAGGCAGTCAATCAAAACGAATTTGTAAATCAGAAGAAAGTGCCATAGACAATAAAACATTGGTACTAGTAAAAGATAGGTCAAGTAATAGTAGTAATGAAACTTTAAATAATGCtattctaaataatataacaaatgttGAAAACAGTTCTGAAGTAAATAATGAAACTGCAATAGAAAATAACATTGAAATCATGATACCAACTTCAGTGTCAAAGTCAACTAACATTACAGATAATTTTGACAGTCCTGTAAATATAAGAGATAGAAGCTCAAATTCTATAAGTAGTTGCGAAATGGCACTTACTAGTAGTCAAAATGGGGACGATAGTTCGAACGATAAcaacataattaaaaaagatgaaGCTAAAGAatctatttcaattattaatgaaatcttaataaatatcaatgatGTTGTAGataatactttaaaaaatggaaagcaCAGCgaagattataatttaaaaaataaagctCCACAAGATTCTGATAATCTTAAAATGGCAGCTAGTGATAAAAGTTGTAGTGATCATGAACATATGCCAGTTACAACAGAAACTTCAACGTATAGAAAAGAACATTTTACTAAATCGTGTTTATCTTTAGATGATATAATATCTTGTGCTTATGAAGAAactgaaaagaaagaaagaacaagTTCTATTTGTAGTTATCCAGAAGAGTACCTTTCATCGAAATATCTTGCGTCTCGAAAACGATATAATTCTGAATCGAAGTAAGTACATGTTACCATTCGTATGTAACaaagataacaaaatataaatatgaaaaatatcaataactaaattatttctttctatatatatatatagaaaagatCGAATAGATTCTGTACATTCTAAAAATTTGTGCCACAAAAACACAAGTAGAGAATCAGTGGTATGTAGATTTATCAAAAAATCTCTATTAAAGTGTTATGGGTAAAGTgatataattatctttttatatatttcaggTGGAAACAGAATTGATGCAAACAGCACAGAAATCAGATTGTTATTCGTATGatgaaacaaacaaatatGACTTTCAAGCATCAGACGAATACATAGATATTATTAGACGTAGTTCAGAAAGTGTATATGCACGCACTGAAGCTTTAGCTAATAAGAAAACCAGTTTTAAAGTTATGAAACCACGACTGTAGTATTTGCATTCTAGAATCGAACAAAGCGCTGTTATTGTTGTAATAGTTGGTTTCTAAACGCACCAGACCCAACAAAAGTTCACTGCATGTTGTATAAAAAAGATTAGATCAATATGgacattattattactatgtgaaaaTCGAGAATGTAGCGGTCTCATAAATGTTTTTcattatgaaagaaaaaagaaagcaagtaaatttatatttattctaattacttattttgttaaatagaaaatgaatgaattatatttgttgattgtgttaaaaatatctatcatatatttatatcgcgTTTCCTCGATTGTTaggtataattaacaattgaGGTAAGTGAAGTAACTGAGAAGAGTCTATACTTTTTTAATCATAATACAATGGCATTTATTGAGATCATATCAATGACCATATGAGATTATTTAGCATAATGTCAtaaatttcttcttattaACTTTCTCTTCTCGAATTGGCAGGCAATATTTCTACCGTGATGCTCCTTTATCTTCCTTGATTTTGTTTCTTAGAAGATATATGCAATCTACAATTAAAAGGATATCACTATTATAACAAGTACAAAAAATGAAGGATCATTCAAGATGTCATAAATGAAAGAAGTTAATTTGTACTTACCAATATCTAATTAAAGCAGCAACAataatcattaaaaatttgctTTATATGTATTCACCAATGTTCAAAATTATATCTATCCActctttttttaaagattccttttaaaaatatttcaatatttattctgTCATCTTCCTGCAAGCGATTGTAATCTTTTTCTGTAATTTATAGACATTTCCGGATTATTTTGTAAACTATCTTCTTCAAGTGATCCCATGAGAAAAGTTCGCATGGAGATTATGGAATGAGATCTGATCCATCACAATCGATCTATTTGTTGTTGAAATTGTGTTCCAACCACTTTCAGGCTAATGCTGTATAATTTGAAGAACCATCATCATGTTGGGACGTTGGAACCAGCCGGTTCAAGCAGCTTAGTAGATGTCAATTGATTCCTTAGGAATTCACAAATACTTCTACCATATGTATAAAATGACTTTAACGGCAGATCATTGAATTCGCATCAATAAATGCCATTGTATTCTGTcgaatgataaaattaatttgactTAAAAGTTTCCCCCATTATTGCACcaacaaaaaaattatttatgtaatataatgtcCCCTTTGTTTATACCAAAAATTTtttgtaagaatatttttttgataatTTCTATATCTCAAGATATTCTATCGATTtcagttaaaataaatttatatacatacatatacaggTTGTcccatttgaaattttatctccTGAACTAGGTATTCGTTATTCAAAAAGTTGTTTcaagaagaatttatttgtttcgGAAGGGGACATTTCGTGATGGTCACAAATCTTGTTCTTAGGCGAACGCGCCTTTTACATTTCAAGATGATTCCtgtttatacatacatatatatataaggtaCCTCACGCTCACTTGACATTGacattaacattttaatttatatcatacaTTACTACTTATAGCGAAAAatctttcaaataaaagttGAATTGTTTCAAAGAAGAcaggtatattttaatatgtatattcaatGTTAATAGGCTTTGTGTAGGTGAGCGAATGAAGATCAAaaactttgttttttaatggaatcatatattttttaatacattaatcgACGCAGGTCGACATTCtctgtaaaaaattatttatgtttaaaaaCTACTAGTTTAATAAGTATtttaacttttcttttataaaaccTATCGTATAAAAACCAAGGAAAGATGTAAGGCactaataagtaataatatatgtacttgTGTGTTTGTTTTCATTATCTTTCTTACGGTagcttttataaaatagaagttaaaaaaatacataaactaATAACTTTCcaacatacatatatgagTTAATACTCTTTTATAGAGAATGTTTAGTTGCATCTACCaatgtattaaaaagtatatattatttactttaaaaaGATAAAGTTGACCTTCACATAACCTTTTCGCGCCCATCTACAAAAGGACATAACATTAGAATATGCCTCCCTCGAAACCACAACTTTTATCTAAAACATTTTTCGCTACAGATAGTAATAGGGATGGAAATCAAGATATTAATATGAGATCAGACaccttgtatatatatacattttaggTACTATTATTTgcatataataaattctagtataatgtgtaaatttaaatctttttgTGCATACGTGTGTCAAAGGCGCGTGTGTATTGTATGGTGGGTCatacaattaataattgtactttttattaattacataatatcaaatagctaaataagaaaaaattttcataataatgATCCTTATATGGGCAAAGAATCAATATCACAATATAGGGATCAGTGtatgtttacatttttttaattgtgaTGTCACTATCTAAAGCTGATATTGTTATACATTCCCGTGTGAAGCCAATATTATTAAGTTGTTTTAATAATAGTTTCTTCTTGTAATGTAAAACaatgtttcaaaataattatataatatttaaaagactTGAGCATCTGAATCCAATAGTGTCCAAACTTTACATCTGTCATTTttgttatatgaaattttaatatctatataaacTATCTATAAGAGGACCAATTAAAGCATTACTtactatacatatgtaataacATTAAGTATGTGATAATTTACGATGAAAAATACTGATACTcaataaaaaaggaagacaaaattgaaattttctgatATGTAACTTATTTCAatagaaaagatataaataaaaaagtcaAGCATgcttgaattataaaatataaaattagtaaACACGCTTGATTAGTTTGACATAGTATCTTCAAATTATTCTACTTAATATTCTTGTTTACTATTCACAGTATTCTATTTAACTACGTACACAATGAGTTACATGTCAAATCATATTAACATATTAACTTACtcaacgtataataataatgaatgtaaaaacaatattatatataaaaaaacctTTTCTTGTAATTTGATTCATATGTGGAATAATTCATATAGAATACATATTACACTATAAGactaaaatataagaatttttattattggcATTTTTGAAgatcttttttacttttactataattttaagaggattcaataaaatttatgacattttcaacattctagtattttaaaaaattatacaataagatattttatttgtaacaatgaaaacaaaaatattttactatatctTATAGGATTTATGGCAATAATGTCTTTATCATTTCTATGttattgcgttataatatttacatataaaaataaatatataaaatggtgattaattatgttaaaagtaaaataatatgtataatatacattaaaatatttaatttaaagattCATTAATTTTAGTCAGTTTTGCACTCACATCCCAcaaacgcagtgctacatcaGGGTCTAGTTCTTTTTTTGAAACATAAAGTTTACAATCACGGTAAATATTACCACTTTCATTAGATAAGGAAGGTTCTATTGCACAATGTAATACAGTTTGTGCACCctgtaacaaaaatataaatatgaatgtaataaaatatctattataataaatcaaataagaaataatccCACAAAAAATGATATGTAACATATAAAGACAGTTACCTGATTTGCAgtacgtaaaaataataaagcaacaggcgaaaaaataatatagtgAAACCAACTCCTTTTCACATTTCTGAATAATCCTGTGTAAGTGAATCCAGGACAAACcatatatacattaataccACTGttctttgtttgttttgcaagTTCAATACCAAAATAAGTATTTGCTAATTTTGAATTACAATAGGCAGGATTCATACGTCCTTTGATTTCCAAACCTTTTTCACCATTTAGGTTCGAAAAATCAATTGTTCCAGACTCAAAAAGATTAGATGTCACAATAACAATTCTATTGTCAAagaaaaagtgaaataaataaataacaaatttgtattttgaaGTAAATGTTTTACTTTATGACAGACCTGCTTGGTCCATTTCGTTTTAAATGTTCCAAAAGTAAATTTGTAAGCAGGAAGTGCCCTAAATGATTTACTCCAAAATGAATTTCAAATCCATCATCAGTTAAAGCATGTTCTTTAAAAGGAACATATACTCCAGcattattaattaacacaTGAACCTCtgcaaaattttctattacttcTGCAGCAAATTCTCTGATGGATGAAGATGATGCCAGATTTAATTTCATTGGTacctgaaaaattaataatatattttacagataCATAGAtagtatattgttatattaacTATGgggtagaaatatataattaggaACTAATATTACCAATTTTCCAGTAGATATTTGAGTACGTATGTCAGATATAGCATTCTGAGCGGTTTCTAAATATCTACAGGCTAAAATAACTGTAGCTTTTCTTCTAGCCAATTCCTTTACCGTTTCTTTACCAATTCCGGAGTTTGCACCTGTCACAATGAATACTCGATCTAGTAAACTGTCTgtattttcacattttccCCATGTATGTTCACGAGATTTTCGAAGTAATCCAATAAGTAATACTACCgggaaaatgaaataacacCATGAAGATACCATATTTGCTTTACGAACTACGACATGTGTATGAATTaaggaatatttatttgtatacaaATCTTGTCAAAATTTATGCCCAATGCCGTATTatgaattaagaaataatagaattttagaaatctgtttgttttataaaataatcttattTATCACATActtcgatattaaatttatacacatatactTCACAAATTACACCTTGTTTTAATGCAAAAGTAACtattataaatagatatttgaGCAATAATCATAATCTTCGTTACACATAACAaacttttttcatattttaatataataattattttaattaaactataTGATATTCGTTGTTTTTTATAGATCCATTAATGCAAAgtttatacattaaacaaaTGTGTACGATAACGATACTATATTTCTATCATTAAACAGATCTGTCATATGTATGCTTTACTGCGTGCAGGCATGCATACGTGCGCGTATGTATGTGATTTGTAttcattaaataattcgatGGTTATTTgattaatgtttttattcataaataaatgattaaaatattaaacgtaaaaaattttatGCCTTTTGATACTATTCCATTCGATATATGTTTgaatggaaatatatattaattgtgAAGG is part of the Bombus fervidus isolate BK054 chromosome 7, iyBomFerv1, whole genome shotgun sequence genome and harbors:
- the LOC139989024 gene encoding FYVE, RhoGEF and PH domain-containing protein 4, producing the protein MQQDQSIDFSLWTTRSFLKSKDKSDFSGTLKMFASKKQMSNSTFYAELEPDEVMDTKSGLNESKKCQDEDSSHSNMIAQDKKQEDYDGHSFHKIASFRGFPRFRSFVMSAGSSMEHIDIEESEENSMQVPFVRVSHSMLEYRNSRYITTDRNSRRYAVESYTISESESEEESERTKSLDTNSAIIVDHTDDSVPKLKSVDDTACIDSKRKNARRVAEELLATEKNYVNILRLIDQVFQFKIDQENRAHPMFPPETVQHMFSNIKSIYKFHNDFLLPQLQERMQNWESDRRIGDIMKNFAPFLKMYTEYVKNFDYAMNLIQTLQIKVARFAAIINEIQKLDECAKLSLPHHMLSPIQRLPRYELLLKDYLRNLTEENADYKDTKKALELVSTAANHTNDAMKKIDKFKKLLEIQESIYDTTDLVSATRELVKEGRIVKISARSGDHQERHLFLFTDLLLLCSIRLIPGPLYRLRAKFLIENLQVIEGDNLETANTFYIRDEDKSVELYTHVAEEKAAWLEALFDTMQEMMKRKASLKTGDVKTLVVKTDDVSRCMICEVIFSVMKRKHNCRACGIVVCGKCSNQKLLFEDNKNMRVCRLCYTALTQPLVKSPSSTSTSGPVPSLLQVSASASSVISGYLMLKTQPSKSWTRRWFALHADFVLYTFKSESENMALTATPMPGFIVTEGIKLSDEDPLSHKDRPKALKMHHSRKSYYLQALSNEDKQKWFHALQLATKAELPSLTTTENEDAQKDQLIVHTR